One window of Papaver somniferum cultivar HN1 chromosome 9, ASM357369v1, whole genome shotgun sequence genomic DNA carries:
- the LOC113313748 gene encoding ADP-ribosylation factor GTPase-activating protein AGD7-like, translating into MSSTAANASRRLRFLQTLPENKTCVDCSQKNPQWASITYGVFMCLDCSGKHRGLGVHLSFVRSVTMDSWSEKHLNKMEANHGGNQALNKFLSARGIPKETDISVKYNTRSASLFRDKIEALSDNKAWIEPPISQESISPGSGKPPKHNGNSDQKFGNSDSWGWDGWDDNKNHGNNNSMKRNQTFGDFRGNGPNKSFSCEDLHGKLQESASNKDYYFSRMVSQNEGKPEGIPPSQGGKYVGFGSNNGVAPRMNRTYSHGDIILDTVSAFSEGLGRLSLVASTAVQSAANAVQAGTKEFTSKVLLN; encoded by the exons ATGTCATCAACAGCGGCAAACGCATCGCGACGGCTTCGGTTTTTACAAACATTGCCGGAGAACAAAACATGTGTAGACTGTTCACAAAAGAATCCGCAATGGGCATCAATCACTTATGGTGTATTCATGTGTCTTGATTGTTCAGGGAAGCATCGTGGTCTCGGTGTTCATCTTAGTTTCGTTCGTTCCGTGACAATGGATTCATGGTCTGAGAAACACCTCAATAAAATGGAAGCCAATCATGGTGGTAATCAAGCTTTAAATAAATTTCTTTCAGCTCGTGGTATTCCTAAAGAAACAGATATTTCTGTTAAATATAACACCCGCTCGGCTTCGCTTTTTCGTGATAAAATTGAAGCACTGTCGGATAATAAAGCATGGATTGAACCACCAATTAGCCAGGAATCAATTTCTCCTGGTTCTGGAAAACCGCCAAAACATAATGGAAATTCTGATCAGAAATTTGGAAATTCTGATAGTTGGGGCTGGGATGGGTGGGACGATAATAAAAACCATGGGAATAATAACTCAATGAAGAGAAATCAAACTTTTGGGGATTTTAGAGGTAATGGACCAAATAAGTCTTTCTCTTGTGAAGATTTACATGGTAAATTACAGGAATCGGCTTCGAATAAAGATTACTACTTCTCTAGAATGGTCTCTCAAAATGAAGGGAAACCAGAAGGAATTCCACCTTCACAAGGTGGAAAATATGTTGGATTTGGATCTAATAATGGTGTGGCACCAAGAATGAATAGGACCTATTCACATGGTGACATTATTTTGGACActgtttcagcattttctgag GGATTAGGCCGATTATCGCTGGTTGCATCGACTGCTGTACAGTCTGCAGCTAATGCAGTCCAAGCAGGGACTAAGGAATTCACCTCCAAG GTGTTATTAAACTGA
- the LOC113314154 gene encoding histone H2B-like has protein sequence MAPKRSSGKVVVKATKKVVETVDISVDVDEIGEVTNPEETITKDINVVVEETIKKKPQQETAAKVTPLKIEGAKDQTEKKKDGKEEAKKTQDGEETEKSQEENEKTKVEKKKVKKTQEKGKEEKEKKQRTGRKRKMFTGIEGEYKRYVFKVLKQVHPDLGVSSRAMVIINGLMNDMFERLAKEAAKLCDYTGRMTMSSREIQAAVRLVLPGELGKHAISEGVKAVTNYTSHE, from the coding sequence ATGGCTCCAAAGAGATCATCAGGAAAGGTTGTGGTGAAGGCAACGAAGAAAGTAGTCGAAACTGTCGATATTTCAGTTGATGTCGATGAAATAGGGGAAGTTACAAATCCAGAGGAAACAATAACAAAAGACAttaatgttgttgttgaagaaactaTTAAGAAGAAACCTCAACAGGAAACTGCAGCAAAAGTTACTCCACTGAAAATAGAAGGAGCTAAGGATCAGACCGAGAAGAAAAAGGATGGAAAAGAAGAAGCGAAGAAAACACAAGATGGAGAAGAGACAGAGAAATctcaagaagaaaatgaaaagacaaaagtagagaagaagaaggtgaagaaaacCCAAGAGAAAGGAaaggaagagaaagagaagaagcagAGAACAGGGAGGAAGAGAAAGATGTTTACTGGTATTGAAGGGGAATACAAGAGATATGTGTTTAAGGTATTAAAACAAGTTCATCCAGATTTAGGTGTATCTTCAAGAGCAATGGTTATTATAAATGGATTAATGAATGATATGTTTGAAAGATTAGCAAAGGAAGCAGCAAAACTTTGTGATTATACAGGAAGGATGACAATGTCTTCGAGGGAAATTCAAGCTGCTGTTCGATTGGTGTTACCAGGAGAACTTGGTAAACATGCTATTTCAGAAGGGGTTAAAGCTGTTACTAACTACACATCTCATGAGTAG